One genomic window of Microbacterium sp. BH-3-3-3 includes the following:
- the tsf gene encoding translation elongation factor Ts, which produces MANFTIADIKALREQLGTGMVDTKKALEEADGDVEKAVEILRLKGAKGNAKRADRSTSEGLVAAREVNGTVTLLELACETDFVAKNERFIALADKVVDAASAAGADSVEAALAADADGKTVEQLISDEAAIIGEKVELRRVRTLSGDKFEVYLHKTSKDLPPQVGVVLAYTGDDAETARSIAQHISFANPSYLTRDAVPEADVEKEREIVTEISRNEGKPEAALPKIVEGRVNAFFKQVSLLDQDYAKDNKLSVAKVASDAGLTLTDFARFKVGA; this is translated from the coding sequence ATGGCAAACTTCACGATCGCCGACATCAAGGCGCTGCGCGAGCAGCTCGGCACGGGCATGGTCGACACCAAGAAGGCGCTCGAAGAGGCTGACGGCGACGTCGAGAAGGCCGTCGAGATCCTGCGCCTCAAGGGTGCCAAGGGCAACGCCAAGCGCGCCGACCGTTCGACCAGCGAGGGCCTTGTCGCCGCGCGCGAGGTCAACGGCACCGTCACGCTGCTCGAGCTCGCCTGCGAGACCGACTTCGTCGCCAAGAACGAGCGCTTCATCGCTCTGGCCGACAAGGTCGTCGACGCGGCATCCGCCGCCGGCGCCGACTCGGTCGAGGCCGCTCTGGCCGCCGACGCCGACGGCAAGACCGTCGAGCAGCTCATCTCGGACGAGGCCGCGATCATCGGCGAGAAGGTCGAGCTCCGTCGCGTGCGCACCCTCTCGGGCGACAAGTTCGAGGTCTACCTGCACAAGACCAGCAAGGACCTGCCCCCGCAGGTCGGCGTGGTCCTGGCCTACACGGGTGACGACGCCGAGACCGCTCGCTCCATCGCGCAGCACATCTCGTTCGCCAACCCCTCGTACCTCACGCGCGACGCCGTGCCCGAGGCCGACGTCGAGAAGGAGCGCGAGATCGTCACCGAGATCTCCCGCAACGAGGGCAAGCCCGAGGCGGCCCTTCCGAAGATCGTCGAGGGCCGTGTCAACGCGTTCTTCAAGCAGGTCTCGCTGCTCGACCAGGACTACGCGAAGGACAACAAGCTGTCCGTCGCCAAGGTCGCGTCCGACGCCGGTCTCACCCTGACCGACTTCGCCCGCTTCAAGGTCGGCGCGTAA
- the pyrH gene encoding UMP kinase, whose protein sequence is MIDEATKRRRVLLKLSGEAFGGGQLGVNPDVVSQIAREIAEAVDRVEIAIVVGGGNFFRGAELSQRGMDRGRADYMGMLGTVMNALALQDFLEQAGAATRVQSAISMTQVAEPYIPRRAVRHLEKGRVVIFGAGAGLPYFSTDTVAAQRALEIGAIEVLVAKNGVDGVYTADPRTDADAVKLDHLTYRDALQKGLKVVDSTAFSLCMDNGIDMRVFGMEPAGNVTRALLGETMGTLVTT, encoded by the coding sequence GTGATCGATGAAGCCACCAAGCGCCGCCGTGTACTGCTGAAGCTGTCGGGGGAGGCATTCGGCGGGGGCCAACTGGGCGTGAATCCCGACGTCGTGAGCCAGATCGCCCGCGAGATCGCGGAGGCGGTCGACCGGGTCGAGATCGCGATCGTGGTCGGCGGTGGCAACTTCTTCCGCGGAGCAGAGCTGAGCCAGCGCGGCATGGACCGCGGGCGCGCCGACTACATGGGCATGTTGGGCACCGTGATGAACGCTCTCGCCCTGCAGGACTTCCTCGAGCAGGCGGGGGCGGCCACCCGCGTGCAGTCCGCCATCTCGATGACGCAGGTCGCCGAGCCCTACATTCCGCGTCGCGCCGTGCGCCACCTCGAGAAGGGCCGCGTGGTCATCTTCGGCGCGGGAGCGGGGCTGCCGTACTTCTCCACCGACACCGTCGCCGCCCAGCGCGCACTCGAGATCGGCGCCATCGAGGTGCTCGTCGCCAAGAACGGCGTCGACGGCGTCTACACCGCCGACCCGCGCACCGACGCCGACGCCGTCAAGCTCGATCACCTCACCTACCGCGACGCTCTGCAGAAGGGCCTGAAGGTCGTCGACTCGACGGCGTTCAGCCTGTGCATGGACAACGGCATCGACATGCGCGTGTTCGGCATGGAGCCGGCCGGCAACGTCACCCGTGCACTGCTCGGCGAGACGATGGGCACCCTGGTCACCACATGA
- the frr gene encoding ribosome recycling factor: MIADVLADAGARMDRAVEAAKEDFATVRTGRANPQMFQKVLVDYYGSPTPLGQLASLNNPEARTLVVNPYDKSALKAIEQAIRDMPNLGVNPTNDGTIVRITMPELTQDRRKEYVKIVRGKGEDAKVQVRNLRRKAKDDLDALKSDVGEDELVRAEKDLDGLTRTHVDKIDEALKRKEAELLEV, translated from the coding sequence GTGATCGCCGATGTCCTCGCCGATGCCGGAGCGCGCATGGATCGTGCCGTGGAGGCCGCCAAGGAGGACTTCGCGACCGTCCGTACCGGACGCGCGAACCCCCAGATGTTCCAGAAGGTGCTGGTCGACTACTACGGTTCGCCCACCCCTCTCGGCCAGCTCGCCTCGCTGAACAACCCCGAGGCCCGCACGCTCGTGGTGAACCCCTACGACAAGTCGGCGCTCAAGGCGATCGAGCAGGCGATCCGCGACATGCCGAACCTCGGGGTCAACCCGACGAACGACGGCACGATCGTGCGCATCACCATGCCGGAGCTCACCCAGGACCGCCGCAAGGAGTACGTCAAGATCGTGCGCGGCAAGGGCGAAGACGCCAAGGTGCAGGTGCGCAACCTCCGCCGCAAGGCCAAGGACGACCTCGACGCGCTGAAGAGCGATGTCGGCGAAGACGAGCTCGTCCGCGCCGAGAAGGACCTCGATGGCCTCACGCGCACGCACGTCGACAAGATCGACGAGGCTCTCAAGCGCAAAGAGGCCGAACTCCTCGAGGTCTGA
- a CDS encoding phosphatidate cytidylyltransferase, whose protein sequence is MTDLPETGDTDPVDPTGARRADPVRRSPITGEGVTAIESQLRAMRTDAEQHIAHARAEFDQANERLKQRTGRDLIVATLIGVGIGVIVIASLVFVKWLFVLFAAAAMVLGVLEFSRALQVAGRRVDVVPQLVMGFLLVLSGFFLGAWVHWVATLVAVVVVIVWRLTAQLFSDDGRAPIEVIGDVLVGGFVQLYVPFLTSVALILLAQPRGEWWVLAFLILAVAADTGAYVSGLTFGRGGRHPMAPRISPKKTWEGFAGACVAALVAGALLAVFMLQVPWWAGLIFGAVVLATATVGDLGESMLKRDLGIKDMSSWIPGHGGVLDRLDSILPSATAALVMFYLLAPLGVS, encoded by the coding sequence ATGACCGACCTGCCCGAGACCGGCGACACCGATCCGGTCGATCCGACCGGTGCTCGCCGGGCCGATCCGGTGCGCCGTTCGCCGATCACGGGCGAGGGCGTGACCGCCATCGAGTCACAGCTGCGGGCGATGCGCACCGACGCCGAGCAGCACATCGCGCATGCCCGCGCGGAGTTCGACCAGGCCAACGAGCGTCTCAAGCAGCGCACGGGCCGCGACCTCATCGTCGCCACCCTGATCGGTGTCGGCATCGGCGTGATCGTGATCGCGTCGCTGGTCTTCGTCAAGTGGCTCTTCGTGCTGTTCGCCGCGGCGGCCATGGTGCTGGGCGTGCTCGAGTTCTCGCGCGCGCTCCAGGTGGCCGGGCGGCGCGTCGATGTGGTGCCCCAGCTCGTCATGGGCTTCCTGCTCGTGCTCAGCGGGTTCTTCCTCGGCGCGTGGGTGCACTGGGTCGCCACCCTGGTCGCGGTCGTCGTGGTCATCGTGTGGCGCCTCACCGCGCAGCTGTTCTCGGACGACGGTCGCGCGCCCATCGAGGTGATCGGTGACGTTCTGGTCGGCGGCTTCGTGCAGCTCTACGTCCCCTTCCTCACCAGCGTCGCGCTGATCCTGCTCGCGCAGCCGCGCGGCGAATGGTGGGTGCTGGCGTTCCTCATCCTGGCCGTCGCCGCCGACACCGGCGCGTACGTGTCGGGCTTGACGTTCGGGCGGGGCGGGCGGCATCCGATGGCCCCTCGCATCAGCCCGAAGAAGACTTGGGAGGGCTTCGCCGGCGCCTGCGTCGCCGCCCTCGTCGCCGGGGCGCTGCTGGCCGTCTTCATGCTGCAGGTGCCGTGGTGGGCGGGTCTCATCTTCGGCGCCGTCGTGCTGGCGACGGCGACGGTCGGCGACTTGGGCGAGTCGATGCTCAAGCGCGACCTCGGCATCAAGGACATGAGCTCCTGGATCCCCGGCCACGGGGGAGTGCTCGACCGCCTCGACTCGATCCTGCCGTCGGCCACCGCCGCGCTGGTGATGTTCTACCTGCTCGCCCCGCTGGGAGTGTCATGA
- a CDS encoding DivIVA domain-containing protein, translating into MTETPIHDRVSATPFPEASGRSKGYEKRAVDAFLAQAREAFEADAEGVLRSSEIRAAAFPLVRGGYAVAAVDAALGRVEDAFAAREREFALSRLGARAWVAETRDTAQVVLDRLGRPRGERFDRVGLLRYGYRVDEVDVVADRVAGYLAAGHPVTPEQVRAVAFRMQRGGYREAQVDAVLDAVVEVMLAVG; encoded by the coding sequence ATGACCGAGACCCCGATCCACGATCGAGTGAGCGCGACGCCGTTCCCCGAGGCTTCCGGGCGGTCCAAGGGCTACGAGAAGCGGGCCGTCGACGCCTTCCTCGCGCAAGCGCGCGAGGCGTTCGAAGCGGATGCCGAGGGAGTGCTGCGCTCGTCGGAGATCCGCGCTGCCGCCTTCCCCCTCGTGCGCGGCGGCTACGCGGTCGCCGCCGTCGACGCGGCGCTCGGACGCGTCGAGGACGCCTTCGCCGCCCGCGAGCGGGAGTTCGCCCTGTCGCGCCTGGGCGCCCGGGCGTGGGTCGCCGAGACGCGCGACACGGCCCAGGTCGTGCTCGATCGTCTGGGCCGCCCGCGCGGCGAACGCTTCGATCGCGTCGGCCTGCTCCGCTACGGCTACCGGGTCGACGAGGTCGACGTCGTTGCCGACCGTGTCGCCGGGTATCTGGCGGCGGGCCACCCCGTCACGCCCGAGCAGGTGCGCGCCGTCGCCTTCCGCATGCAGCGCGGCGGATACCGCGAGGCGCAAGTCGACGCCGTGCTCGATGCCGTCGTCGAGGTCATGCTCGCCGTCGGATGA
- a CDS encoding transglycosylase SLT domain-containing protein produces the protein MTAGSDLSRASSSRAARRGVVSVDVVPPALPRRSAPRWSRRRGVVGVFASCAAVLFAAAYVGPMGAALMPAQADEPRTVTLYAEGLGDTQAVSTSGEKQAPVLDRSSYNVYVKPKPTPTPTPTPSSGSGSSAGDAGPLFYSGGGAPGEWMAAAGISDADMGYVDYIVSRESGWNPNATNRSSGACGLVQALPCSKVPGNGYDPVDNLRWATGYATGRYGSWAGAYAFWTSNHWW, from the coding sequence GTGACTGCCGGTTCAGACCTCTCGCGTGCCTCCTCGTCCCGCGCCGCCCGCCGGGGCGTGGTGTCCGTCGACGTCGTGCCGCCCGCGCTCCCGCGTCGTTCGGCACCGCGCTGGTCTCGCCGACGCGGAGTGGTCGGTGTCTTCGCCTCGTGTGCCGCGGTGCTCTTCGCCGCCGCGTACGTCGGCCCGATGGGTGCGGCGCTGATGCCGGCCCAGGCGGACGAACCTCGCACGGTCACGCTGTACGCCGAGGGCCTCGGCGACACGCAGGCCGTGTCGACCTCGGGCGAGAAGCAGGCTCCCGTGCTCGATCGCTCGAGCTACAACGTCTACGTGAAGCCGAAGCCGACCCCGACACCCACCCCCACGCCGTCGAGCGGGTCGGGATCGTCGGCGGGCGACGCCGGACCGCTGTTCTACTCCGGTGGCGGCGCCCCGGGCGAGTGGATGGCGGCGGCGGGCATCTCCGACGCGGACATGGGCTACGTCGACTACATCGTCAGCCGCGAGAGCGGCTGGAACCCGAACGCGACCAACCGCTCCTCGGGCGCGTGCGGTCTCGTGCAGGCGCTGCCGTGCAGCAAGGTGCCCGGAAACGGCTACGACCCGGTCGACAACCTGCGCTGGGCCACCGGGTACGCCACGGGCCGGTACGGCAGCTGGGCCGGGGCCTACGCGTTCTGGACCAGCAACCACTGGTGGTGA
- a CDS encoding alpha/beta hydrolase yields MEIRGPVLLPARRENIELRTVDELTLVGELALPLEREPVATLVTLHPLPTAGGFMDSHILRKAAGRLPALADLAVLRFNTRGTTSPRGTSEGAFDGGASEVFDVAAAVDFARERGLPRPWLVGWSFGTELALKYGRDHDVEGVILLSPPLHRATADEVAAWAGDARRMVVLVPEFDDYLRPDEARERFASVPDATLIAVEGGKHLWVGETQTRRVLTEIVAAVNPDALPLPVEWDGDLDG; encoded by the coding sequence ATGGAGATACGCGGACCCGTTCTGCTCCCCGCCCGTCGCGAGAACATCGAGCTGCGGACGGTCGACGAGCTCACCCTCGTCGGCGAACTCGCTCTTCCGCTGGAGCGGGAACCCGTCGCGACGCTGGTGACCCTGCATCCGCTGCCGACGGCGGGCGGCTTCATGGACTCGCACATCCTGCGCAAGGCCGCGGGGCGTCTGCCGGCCCTGGCCGACCTCGCGGTGCTGCGCTTCAACACCCGCGGCACCACGTCACCCCGCGGAACGAGCGAGGGCGCCTTCGACGGGGGAGCGAGCGAGGTCTTCGACGTCGCCGCGGCCGTGGACTTCGCGCGCGAGCGGGGTCTTCCCCGACCGTGGTTGGTCGGCTGGTCGTTCGGTACAGAGCTGGCCCTGAAGTACGGCCGCGATCACGACGTCGAGGGCGTCATCCTGCTCTCGCCGCCGCTGCATCGTGCGACGGCCGACGAGGTCGCCGCGTGGGCCGGCGACGCGCGGCGCATGGTCGTGCTGGTTCCCGAATTCGACGACTACCTGCGACCGGATGAGGCGCGGGAGCGTTTCGCGTCTGTTCCGGATGCCACCCTGATCGCCGTCGAGGGCGGGAAGCATCTGTGGGTGGGCGAGACCCAGACCCGTCGGGTGCTCACCGAGATCGTCGCCGCCGTGAACCCCGACGCGCTGCCGCTCCCCGTGGAGTGGGACGGCGACCTCGACGGCTGA
- a CDS encoding AI-2E family transporter, whose translation MKIHNPFQVALLATLGVGVGLLLIGSVENLSTILLYVGTALFLSLGLDPVVSFLEKRGLPRWAAVLVTILGVLGIFAGIIVMVVPIIVGQITQLVVQIEQLLQPTRWNEIVTQVQTWVEQTLPWLRLDEVWAGVQQWVTTLDVGSISTMVGNSLLTIGGAVAAGVGGAFIVLILTIYFTASTPSLKSAVYQLVPASKRARFIELAEKITDSVGYYVMGQVSLGVINGVLSAIFLSIINAPFPAVLAVIAFFFSLIPLVGTLTGSTIIVLTCLLPGLGSPTTALIALVYYLVYMQIEAYVISPRIMNRAVSVPGAVVVISALAGGALLNLLGALIAIPVAASILIIYREVIIPRQNER comes from the coding sequence ATGAAGATCCACAATCCTTTCCAGGTGGCGCTGCTGGCGACGCTCGGCGTCGGCGTCGGGCTGCTGCTGATCGGCAGCGTCGAGAACCTGTCCACGATCCTGCTGTACGTGGGAACGGCCCTCTTCCTCTCGCTGGGCCTCGACCCCGTCGTCTCGTTCCTCGAGAAGCGCGGTCTCCCCCGGTGGGCGGCGGTCCTCGTGACGATCCTCGGGGTGCTGGGGATCTTCGCCGGCATCATCGTGATGGTCGTGCCGATCATCGTCGGGCAGATCACCCAGCTCGTGGTGCAGATCGAGCAGCTCCTGCAGCCGACCCGGTGGAACGAGATCGTCACGCAGGTGCAGACCTGGGTCGAGCAGACCCTCCCCTGGTTGCGCCTCGACGAAGTGTGGGCCGGTGTGCAGCAGTGGGTCACCACGCTCGACGTGGGTTCCATCTCGACGATGGTGGGCAACAGCCTCCTCACGATCGGCGGTGCGGTGGCGGCCGGCGTCGGCGGCGCGTTCATCGTGCTCATCCTCACGATCTACTTCACGGCATCCACCCCGTCGCTCAAGTCGGCGGTCTACCAGTTGGTCCCCGCGTCGAAGCGCGCGCGGTTCATCGAGCTGGCCGAGAAGATCACCGACTCCGTCGGCTACTACGTCATGGGTCAGGTGAGCCTGGGCGTGATCAACGGCGTGCTGAGCGCGATCTTCCTGTCGATCATCAACGCGCCGTTCCCGGCCGTGCTCGCCGTGATCGCCTTCTTCTTCTCGTTGATCCCGCTCGTGGGCACGCTCACCGGGTCGACGATCATCGTGCTGACGTGCCTCCTGCCCGGGCTCGGATCTCCCACGACGGCGCTCATCGCGCTGGTCTACTACCTCGTCTACATGCAGATCGAGGCGTACGTCATCTCGCCGCGCATCATGAACCGCGCCGTGTCGGTACCCGGTGCCGTCGTCGTGATCTCGGCCCTCGCCGGCGGTGCGCTGCTCAACCTGCTCGGCGCCCTCATCGCCATCCCCGTGGCCGCGAGCATCCTCATCATCTACCGCGAGGTGATCATCCCGCGGCAGAACGAGCGGTGA
- a CDS encoding glycosyl transferase encodes MRFVWAVVAFVIAAAMIGAGIAQRTVFQGPSETTAAVQTEGTTPYTLIDGSVLTSTPGAQTLRVAGDGAVFVSYGRTSDMQAWLSDTRYTSVVPGGEGSLQTSVVEPTATATGQVSGRSPVDSDLWLDEFEQTGSLSTTLQLPADMSVLVASDGTAPAPSDISVTWPIDDSTPWAGPLIVGGGIALLAGLVLYLLGIRHVRRSRRPRRKGLPLPVTEPISIGESRTAGTGVVSESPARRGRVRGALGGGRRALIAVPALGVSLTLLAGCSADAWPQLAATETPSASPTVIVPEGQFPPAVTEAQATRIVSRVSTAVTQADASLDKTAAATRLTGPALAERETNYTLRAAITDRPALPAIPAEPVQIILPQTTGAWPRTLMTVVESADAATPTTTIMMMTQETPWAEYKAAYVGNLEASTNLPELAAPYVGATQVPPDSSFLVMEPQKVAEAYSDIINNGQNSASYGLFDTANDLLLTAIQDNKTKRTDELNQTGQGTAEISFAASAGPASPIALATLDTGAIVAVNVYESDTAKPTNADAVIKLDNNPAVKALTGVDQSATGFTTTYSDQVFFYVPSQGSDDQIRLLGYRSSLLEAKVSP; translated from the coding sequence GTGAGATTTGTCTGGGCCGTGGTGGCGTTCGTCATCGCCGCCGCCATGATCGGTGCGGGCATCGCTCAGCGGACCGTATTCCAGGGTCCGTCCGAGACCACCGCGGCCGTGCAGACCGAGGGCACCACGCCCTACACGCTCATCGACGGGTCGGTTCTCACCAGCACGCCGGGTGCGCAGACACTGCGCGTCGCGGGTGACGGAGCCGTGTTCGTCTCGTACGGGCGCACCTCCGACATGCAGGCGTGGCTGTCGGACACGCGGTACACCTCGGTGGTCCCCGGCGGCGAGGGCAGCCTCCAGACGTCGGTCGTCGAGCCCACCGCGACCGCGACGGGCCAGGTGTCCGGGCGCAGCCCCGTCGATTCCGACCTGTGGCTCGACGAGTTCGAGCAGACCGGTTCGCTGTCGACCACTCTGCAGCTGCCCGCCGACATGAGCGTCCTGGTGGCCTCGGACGGCACCGCTCCCGCCCCCTCCGACATCAGCGTGACGTGGCCGATCGACGACAGCACGCCCTGGGCGGGCCCGCTGATCGTGGGCGGCGGCATCGCGCTTCTCGCCGGTCTCGTGCTGTACCTCCTCGGCATCCGGCACGTGCGTCGTTCGCGACGCCCGCGCCGCAAGGGCCTCCCGCTGCCCGTGACCGAGCCCATCTCGATCGGCGAGTCCCGGACCGCGGGCACGGGTGTCGTGAGCGAGTCGCCGGCCCGTCGGGGTCGGGTTCGCGGAGCCCTGGGTGGCGGACGACGTGCCCTCATCGCGGTCCCCGCGCTGGGTGTCTCGCTCACCCTGCTCGCCGGCTGCTCCGCCGATGCGTGGCCGCAGCTGGCCGCCACCGAGACGCCGAGTGCGTCCCCGACCGTCATCGTGCCCGAGGGCCAGTTCCCGCCGGCCGTCACCGAGGCGCAGGCGACGCGCATCGTCTCGCGCGTGTCGACCGCGGTGACGCAGGCCGACGCGTCCCTCGACAAGACCGCCGCCGCGACCCGCCTGACGGGACCGGCGCTCGCGGAGCGCGAGACCAACTACACGCTGCGGGCGGCGATCACCGACCGTCCGGCCCTCCCCGCCATCCCGGCCGAACCGGTGCAGATCATCCTGCCGCAGACCACCGGCGCGTGGCCGCGCACGCTCATGACGGTCGTGGAGTCCGCTGACGCGGCGACTCCGACCACGACGATCATGATGATGACGCAAGAGACGCCCTGGGCCGAGTACAAGGCCGCGTACGTCGGAAACCTCGAGGCCTCGACCAACCTGCCCGAGCTGGCCGCCCCGTACGTGGGCGCCACGCAGGTTCCCCCGGACTCGTCGTTCCTGGTCATGGAGCCGCAGAAGGTCGCGGAGGCCTACTCCGACATCATCAACAACGGGCAGAACAGTGCCTCGTACGGCCTCTTCGACACGGCGAACGACCTGCTGCTGACCGCCATCCAGGACAACAAGACCAAGCGCACCGACGAGCTGAATCAGACGGGTCAGGGCACGGCCGAGATCAGCTTCGCCGCCTCGGCCGGTCCCGCCTCGCCGATCGCTCTGGCCACCCTCGACACCGGCGCGATCGTCGCGGTCAACGTGTACGAGAGCGACACGGCCAAGCCCACGAACGCCGACGCCGTGATCAAGCTCGACAACAACCCGGCGGTGAAGGCGCTGACCGGCGTCGACCAGTCGGCGACGGGCTTCACCACCACCTACTCCGACCAGGTCTTCTTCTACGTCCCCAGCCAAGGCTCGGACGACCAGATCCGCTTGCTCGGTTACCGATCCAGCCTCCTCGAAGCGAAGGTGTCCCCGTGA
- a CDS encoding tetratricopeptide repeat protein, whose product MSTPAPGSVMRGAVDLSSLRNRPQPPADGEAAPAAPPSGALPLVFDVTDASFGEVLELSRTVPVVIDLWAEWCGPCKQLSPVLEKVVTELAGRLVLAKVDVDANPQLAQGFRAQSIPMVLALVAGQPVPLFTGAVPEEQVREVFAQLLQLAAQHGVTGTIPVDGAADAVAEPEEPVLPPLHAEAFAAIEEGDYARAITAYEQALVEDPRDADARAGLGQVRLLARVQDADLQAARAAAAAAPTDFDAQFLVADLDLVGGHVDDAFARLLDLFAELPADDRAPVRERILELFGLVGDDDARVIRARTRLASLLF is encoded by the coding sequence GTGAGCACTCCCGCCCCCGGTTCCGTCATGCGCGGTGCCGTCGACCTCTCGTCGCTGCGCAACCGCCCGCAGCCGCCCGCCGACGGTGAGGCCGCCCCGGCGGCCCCGCCGTCGGGAGCGCTGCCCCTCGTCTTCGACGTCACCGACGCCAGCTTCGGCGAGGTGCTCGAGCTGTCGCGGACCGTTCCGGTCGTCATCGACCTGTGGGCGGAGTGGTGCGGTCCCTGCAAGCAGCTGAGTCCCGTGCTCGAGAAGGTCGTGACCGAGCTCGCGGGGCGTCTCGTGCTCGCCAAGGTCGACGTCGACGCCAACCCCCAGCTCGCCCAGGGCTTCCGCGCGCAGTCGATCCCGATGGTGCTGGCGCTCGTCGCCGGCCAGCCCGTGCCGTTGTTCACGGGCGCCGTCCCCGAGGAGCAGGTGCGCGAGGTGTTCGCGCAGCTGCTCCAGCTCGCGGCTCAGCACGGCGTCACGGGCACGATCCCCGTCGACGGAGCCGCCGACGCGGTCGCCGAGCCCGAGGAGCCGGTTCTGCCCCCGCTGCACGCCGAGGCGTTCGCCGCGATCGAAGAGGGCGACTACGCCCGGGCGATCACCGCCTACGAGCAGGCGCTCGTCGAAGACCCCCGTGACGCCGACGCCCGCGCCGGACTCGGACAGGTGCGCCTGCTCGCCCGTGTGCAGGATGCCGACTTGCAGGCCGCCCGTGCGGCCGCGGCCGCAGCTCCGACCGATTTCGACGCGCAGTTCCTGGTCGCGGACCTCGACCTCGTGGGCGGCCACGTCGACGACGCCTTCGCGCGTCTGCTCGATCTGTTCGCCGAGCTCCCGGCCGACGATCGGGCGCCCGTTCGCGAACGCATCCTCGAGCTGTTCGGTCTCGTCGGCGACGACGACGCCCGCGTCATCCGCGCGCGTACGCGTCTGGCATCCCTGCTCTTCTGA